One Deltaproteobacteria bacterium DNA segment encodes these proteins:
- a CDS encoding MopE-related protein yields the protein MLRSHRPFSSVFSVIVFFALLGSVHGCSCGKDADKDKVKDAEDNCPTLANPDQADGDTDTVGDACDNCPAAANTDQADLDGDGLGDPCDDDRDGDTVPNDGDNCPDVVNTDQADLDLDAEGDACDADDDGDTIDDTSDNCPRVANTNQLDSDGDGVGDACDPDGDGDGDGILNADDNCIAVPNPGQEDADSDTYGDACDNCPADANQNQADGDIDRVGDVCDNCPADANTDQIDVDQDGIGDVCDPEILMPLTLLSLFPEVGYREVDIAFTLTGTGLEDQATLTFVNIDDATATFTPTNLDYTGVDTTLTGTIPADATRPQGYYDLRVDNPNGQTATLPYAFLVSVFPPPEVTDVDPPTAYNGDPNDNILSDRAASLAGLNFLPTPTVQFVQVDPPNAIFDAASVAYVGPTAINVVIPSESKHMPAGEYIVRVTNPDGQGAEWADRVTVTGTPPPEIVNIDPMRQTSGDFGDPAQVVTITGTGFDDATPATVAFLLPDGTLAPLTVSGITPTEITVTDGGAFGTNGQYPIRVINGDGQFDTFFSFQITPNATGKHQVTAMPGPTLNDGRMRHAGSLAFDDFENAYVFVFGGVGLDGSGTRVPLNTVEFSRISPFGDPGVWSYANQLADDGAGNPTRVPVAMNTARVKPVVVRLKNRFYAIGGTDNDPHKVSTAALSSVETARILGVESMPFLLDPDASGGTGLAVGSWYYRVSAICPEGEGLPSREASVIRKGGVISLQWTAPDCDGGTPATEFNVYRSLAADGRAGTAQLLVYRHPTTAFADDGQGLLAPAPGRARGILAAGGALTAGIYTYRVSAVLDVGGTPHETVAGYRIPVQLNTADVNAGDQTVELRWNPIPNATYNVYRTDVNGTDTGLLATGLTSESFVDDGSGTPDLGTPAKDSLRPLQPGDTTYWVDALDDQGNPLVLVTPREGGEGQVINVVNENDPLEKRTFVYVAGGRTGNTGATPGVLVDTIERSELTAAGLTAFTELPQRFSVARAYFTFLTNQGRDDPLLPPPPPPPPCGDADLDGYEANICGGPDCNDADPNVNPGMTEVCNGIDDNCDGNTDEGDVCVCTTPDEDGDNHDAISCGGDDCNDQEPTIYPGAPEICGDGIDQDCSGADELCSCTIDEDQDGYLHCSCFDNPESVCDCNDNDATIHPGAAEIANDGIDQDCDGQDLTIIGVLPPGTFNDGPATAIDPTEPIFLFAIHGQQSLVATTGACAGTCATKSVNSCEVSRDFAGGTVGDLICDSDGAGGTGGTFWWDSTTSTSGNVTASMGAHGLLYRFSNADYLVLLGGATDEDIPGQPNGLSAIKEPLIYNQANAVGVGCDPFDPDSSLAKDVASSRSYGTMIRVYSNLYVVGGALAGTEDTPEASMAWAPQ from the coding sequence ATGTTGCGGTCTCATCGTCCGTTCTCGTCCGTCTTCTCGGTCATCGTCTTCTTCGCCCTCCTCGGCTCGGTCCACGGCTGCTCCTGCGGCAAGGACGCCGACAAGGACAAGGTGAAGGACGCCGAGGACAACTGCCCGACCCTGGCGAACCCCGATCAGGCCGACGGCGACACCGACACCGTCGGTGACGCCTGTGACAACTGCCCGGCCGCCGCCAACACCGACCAGGCCGACCTCGACGGCGACGGCCTCGGCGATCCCTGCGACGACGACCGCGACGGGGACACCGTGCCGAACGACGGCGACAACTGTCCGGACGTCGTCAACACGGACCAGGCCGACCTCGACCTCGACGCCGAGGGTGACGCCTGCGACGCCGACGACGACGGCGACACCATCGACGACACCTCCGACAACTGCCCGCGGGTGGCCAACACCAACCAGCTCGACAGCGACGGCGACGGCGTGGGCGACGCCTGCGATCCGGACGGCGACGGCGACGGCGACGGCATCCTCAACGCCGACGACAACTGCATCGCGGTGCCGAACCCGGGCCAGGAGGATGCCGACTCGGACACCTACGGTGACGCCTGCGACAACTGCCCGGCCGACGCCAACCAGAATCAGGCCGACGGCGACATCGATCGGGTGGGCGACGTCTGCGACAACTGCCCGGCCGACGCCAACACCGACCAGATCGACGTGGACCAGGACGGCATCGGCGACGTCTGCGATCCCGAGATCCTCATGCCCCTGACCCTCCTCTCCCTCTTCCCCGAGGTGGGCTACCGCGAGGTCGACATCGCCTTCACCCTCACCGGCACCGGCCTCGAGGACCAGGCGACCCTCACCTTCGTCAACATCGACGACGCCACGGCGACCTTCACGCCGACCAACCTCGACTACACCGGTGTCGACACGACGCTCACCGGCACCATCCCCGCCGACGCCACCCGCCCCCAGGGCTACTACGACCTGCGGGTCGACAACCCGAACGGCCAGACCGCGACCCTGCCCTACGCCTTCCTGGTCTCGGTCTTCCCGCCGCCGGAGGTCACCGACGTCGATCCCCCGACCGCCTACAACGGCGATCCCAACGACAACATCCTCTCCGACCGTGCGGCCTCCCTCGCCGGCCTGAACTTCCTGCCCACCCCGACGGTGCAGTTCGTCCAGGTCGATCCGCCCAACGCGATCTTCGACGCGGCCTCGGTGGCCTACGTGGGCCCGACCGCCATCAACGTGGTGATCCCCTCCGAGAGCAAGCACATGCCCGCCGGCGAGTACATCGTCCGGGTCACCAACCCCGACGGCCAGGGCGCCGAGTGGGCCGACCGGGTCACCGTCACCGGCACCCCGCCGCCGGAGATCGTCAACATCGATCCCATGCGCCAGACCAGCGGTGACTTCGGCGATCCGGCCCAGGTGGTGACCATCACCGGCACCGGCTTCGACGACGCCACGCCGGCCACCGTCGCCTTCCTCCTGCCCGACGGCACCCTCGCGCCCCTGACCGTCTCGGGGATCACCCCCACCGAGATCACCGTCACCGACGGCGGCGCCTTCGGCACCAACGGCCAGTACCCGATCCGGGTGATCAACGGCGACGGCCAGTTCGACACCTTCTTCTCCTTCCAGATCACCCCGAACGCCACCGGCAAGCACCAGGTCACGGCCATGCCCGGCCCGACCCTGAACGACGGCCGGATGCGGCACGCCGGCTCCCTGGCCTTCGACGACTTCGAGAACGCCTACGTCTTCGTCTTCGGCGGCGTGGGCCTCGACGGCAGCGGCACCCGCGTCCCGCTGAACACCGTGGAGTTCAGCCGGATCTCGCCCTTCGGCGATCCGGGGGTCTGGTCCTACGCCAACCAGCTGGCCGACGACGGCGCCGGCAACCCCACCCGGGTGCCGGTGGCCATGAACACCGCGCGGGTCAAGCCGGTGGTCGTCCGCCTGAAGAACCGCTTCTACGCCATCGGCGGCACCGACAACGATCCCCACAAGGTCTCGACCGCGGCCCTCTCCTCGGTGGAGACCGCCCGGATCCTGGGCGTCGAGTCCATGCCCTTCCTCCTCGACCCCGACGCCAGCGGCGGCACCGGCCTGGCGGTGGGCTCCTGGTACTACCGGGTGTCGGCCATCTGCCCCGAGGGTGAGGGCCTGCCCTCCCGCGAGGCCTCGGTCATCCGCAAGGGCGGCGTGATCTCCCTGCAGTGGACCGCCCCCGACTGCGACGGCGGCACCCCCGCCACCGAGTTCAACGTCTACCGCTCGCTGGCGGCCGACGGCCGGGCCGGGACCGCTCAGCTCCTGGTCTACCGCCACCCCACCACCGCCTTCGCCGACGACGGCCAGGGCCTCCTGGCCCCCGCGCCGGGCCGCGCCCGCGGCATCCTCGCCGCCGGCGGCGCCCTCACGGCGGGCATCTACACCTACCGGGTCAGCGCGGTCCTCGACGTGGGCGGCACGCCCCACGAGACGGTGGCCGGCTACCGGATCCCCGTGCAGCTCAACACCGCCGACGTCAACGCCGGCGATCAGACCGTCGAGCTGCGCTGGAACCCGATCCCGAACGCCACCTACAACGTCTACCGCACCGACGTGAACGGCACGGACACCGGCCTCCTCGCCACCGGGCTGACCTCCGAGTCCTTCGTGGACGACGGCAGCGGCACCCCCGACCTGGGGACGCCCGCCAAGGACAGCCTGCGGCCGCTGCAGCCCGGCGACACCACCTACTGGGTCGACGCCCTCGACGATCAGGGCAACCCCCTGGTCCTGGTGACGCCCCGCGAGGGCGGCGAGGGCCAGGTGATCAACGTGGTCAACGAGAACGACCCGCTCGAGAAGCGCACCTTCGTCTACGTGGCCGGCGGTCGCACCGGGAACACCGGCGCCACGCCGGGTGTGCTGGTGGACACCATCGAGCGCTCCGAGCTGACCGCGGCGGGGCTCACCGCCTTCACCGAGCTGCCCCAGCGCTTCTCGGTCGCCCGGGCCTACTTCACCTTCCTGACCAACCAGGGCCGGGACGATCCCCTCCTGCCGCCGCCCCCGCCGCCGCCGCCCTGCGGTGACGCCGACCTCGACGGCTACGAGGCCAACATCTGCGGCGGCCCGGACTGCAACGACGCCGATCCGAACGTGAACCCCGGGATGACCGAGGTCTGCAACGGCATCGACGACAACTGCGACGGCAACACCGACGAGGGCGACGTCTGCGTCTGCACCACCCCCGACGAGGACGGCGACAACCACGACGCCATCTCCTGCGGCGGTGACGACTGCAACGATCAGGAGCCGACGATCTACCCGGGCGCCCCGGAGATCTGCGGCGACGGCATCGATCAGGACTGCAGCGGCGCCGACGAGCTCTGCTCCTGCACCATCGACGAGGACCAGGACGGCTATCTGCACTGCTCCTGCTTCGACAACCCCGAGTCGGTCTGCGACTGCAACGACAACGACGCCACCATCCACCCGGGCGCCGCGGAGATCGCCAACGACGGCATCGACCAGGACTGCGACGGCCAGGACCTGACCATCATCGGAGTCCTGCCGCCGGGCACCTTCAACGACGGCCCGGCCACGGCCATCGATCCCACCGAGCCGATCTTCCTCTTCGCCATCCACGGGCAGCAGAGCCTGGTGGCCACCACCGGCGCCTGCGCCGGCACCTGTGCCACCAAGTCGGTGAACAGCTGCGAGGTCAGCCGCGACTTCGCCGGCGGCACCGTGGGCGACCTGATCTGCGACAGCGACGGGGCCGGCGGCACCGGCGGCACCTTCTGGTGGGACTCGACCACCTCGACCTCGGGCAACGTGACCGCCTCGATGGGCGCCCACGGCCTCCTCTACCGCTTCAGCAACGCCGACTACCTGGTACTGCTCGGCGGCGCGACCGACGAGGACATCCCGGGCCAGCCCAACGGCCTCTCCGCCATCAAGGAGCCGCTGATCTACAACCAGGCGAACGCCGTGGGCGTGGGCTGCGACCCCTTCGACCCCGACTCCTCCCTGGCGAAGGACGTGGCCAGCAGCCGCTCCTACGGCACGATGATCCGGGTCTACTCCAACCTCTACGTGGTCGGTGGAGCGTTGGCGGGCACCGAGGACACGCCGGAAGCGTCCATGGCGTGGGCCCCGCAGTAG
- a CDS encoding tetratricopeptide repeat protein produces MDALIAILARRPWVAAGAFVVLGIAAVHGRALTFPFAWDDGALVAESPLIAAPEGLGAALAAALESDFWGGSAQPYASGMYRPAVIATYLLERAAFGPSPVGPHALNLLLHLGVALLLLLLARRLGAGPLPAALAAGLFALHPVVVMPAVNVTSRTDPLAALFLLLALHAALGLRRAPLAALGAAAGLLLALLSKESAVAGGAALGLLALLPAGTPGLPERSRGERALLLAALALATALYLALRWRALGSLWPEAPAYTEAALAPGGPLAFLAGPELTLRYAVLALVPVGLSVVHPLPEPGPLLGGAALALLLAAGALLWRRDARRGLLALGWFVLALLPVTGWLAAPARFTQLYLYLPLLGVAALGAVWLRSRRALAVAAVLLGPFVLGSVSRVAVWSSGLALWQDAAAANPADPSVQLNLGNALLEAGREGEAREALTFALEQALEQNRRGTAAKAALSLGNQARKAGALPLARGFLAEAARLSEDKLGAALINLSLVTADLGDLRAAEDAARRAITTLPGDARAHVALGVALARQARFAEARAPFEAALRLDPANADAKRSLQRLDQVEANGG; encoded by the coding sequence ATGGACGCGCTCATCGCCATCCTGGCTCGACGACCCTGGGTGGCGGCGGGCGCGTTCGTCGTCCTGGGGATCGCGGCGGTGCACGGCCGCGCCCTCACCTTCCCCTTCGCCTGGGACGACGGCGCCCTGGTGGCCGAGAGCCCCCTGATCGCGGCGCCGGAGGGGCTGGGCGCCGCCCTGGCGGCGGCCCTCGAGAGCGACTTCTGGGGGGGGAGCGCCCAGCCCTACGCCTCGGGGATGTACCGCCCGGCGGTGATCGCCACCTACCTGCTGGAGCGGGCGGCCTTCGGCCCCTCGCCGGTGGGGCCTCACGCCCTGAACCTGCTCTTGCACCTCGGCGTGGCCCTCCTCCTCCTCCTCCTCGCCCGCCGGCTGGGGGCCGGGCCCCTCCCGGCCGCGCTCGCCGCCGGCCTCTTCGCCCTCCACCCGGTGGTGGTGATGCCGGCGGTGAACGTGACCTCCCGCACCGATCCGCTCGCCGCCCTCTTCCTCCTCCTCGCCCTGCACGCCGCCCTGGGCCTGCGCCGCGCCCCCCTCGCCGCCCTCGGCGCGGCGGCCGGGCTGCTCCTCGCCCTCCTCTCCAAGGAGAGCGCGGTGGCCGGCGGCGCGGCCCTGGGCCTCCTCGCGCTCCTGCCGGCCGGGACGCCGGGGCTGCCCGAGCGCTCCCGCGGGGAGCGCGCCCTCCTCCTCGCCGCCCTCGCCCTGGCGACGGCGCTCTACCTCGCCCTGCGCTGGCGCGCCCTCGGCTCGCTCTGGCCCGAGGCCCCGGCCTACACCGAGGCGGCCCTCGCCCCCGGCGGCCCGCTGGCCTTCCTCGCCGGCCCCGAGCTCACCCTGCGCTACGCGGTGCTGGCGCTGGTGCCGGTGGGGCTCTCGGTCGTCCACCCCCTGCCCGAGCCGGGCCCCCTCCTGGGCGGCGCCGCGCTCGCCCTCCTCCTCGCCGCGGGCGCCCTCCTCTGGCGGCGCGACGCGCGCCGGGGGCTGCTCGCGCTGGGCTGGTTCGTGCTCGCCCTCCTGCCGGTGACCGGGTGGCTGGCGGCCCCGGCCCGCTTCACCCAGCTCTACCTCTACCTGCCCCTCCTCGGCGTCGCGGCCCTGGGCGCCGTCTGGCTGCGCTCCCGCCGCGCCCTCGCGGTGGCGGCGGTCCTCCTCGGCCCCTTCGTCCTGGGCAGCGTCTCCCGGGTCGCGGTCTGGTCCAGCGGGCTCGCCCTCTGGCAGGACGCCGCCGCCGCGAACCCCGCCGATCCCTCGGTGCAGCTGAACCTCGGCAACGCCCTGCTCGAGGCGGGCCGGGAGGGCGAGGCCCGTGAGGCCCTGACCTTCGCGCTGGAGCAGGCCCTGGAGCAGAACCGCCGGGGCACGGCAGCCAAGGCGGCCCTCTCCCTGGGCAACCAGGCCCGGAAGGCGGGGGCGCTGCCGCTGGCCCGGGGCTTCCTCGCCGAGGCGGCGCGCCTCTCGGAGGACAAGCTCGGCGCGGCGCTGATCAACCTCTCGCTGGTGACGGCCGACCTCGGCGACCTGAGGGCCGCGGAGGACGCGGCCCGCCGGGCGATCACCACCCTCCCCGGCGACGCCCGCGCCCACGTCGCCCTCGGCGTGGCCCTGGCGCGGCAGGCCCGCTTCGCCGAGGCCCGCGCTCCCTTCGAGGCGGCCCTGCGCCTCGATCCCGCGAACGCGGACGCGAAGCGCAGCCTGCAACGCCTCGATCAGGTCGAGGCCAACGGGGGGTAG
- a CDS encoding choice-of-anchor D domain-containing protein has product MTRLWMICLLAFAATAFTGCFTEDDDSEPDASVSDGGGDGGTDGGGDCTSGDVQTCTCPGQADGLQACRADGTWGQCACAADCPSGQHDGGDGTCVAQGTCSSGYHDGGEGTCVPAGACLTGYHDGGDGSCVAVGLCQVGYHDGGDGECAPEGTCSVGYRPGTTGTCIPLQSCIAGLQVTPTQLQFGDLPVGQTETRFVTIANPALFDPCTITSAGLASGTDADYVLEGGPLANLTLDPGEGITLGVEFAPTDAGAASGFLTAIDELGGVHTVRLLGNGLDVAASVSPTGHDFGSIAYPCGTGTSQLCVNNDGGIELAITSAGTSGGPFTLSGVPPTPILVPVGGSVCFGVVYVPSQVGPESGMALIDVAPGGFSFVVPLSGVGAAQGTATETFLQTAAAKADILWVIDDSCSMNEEQTSLATNAPQLITYLDQQGVDYQMAVVSTDDTTAGVPPNIPGMMEPQARNRPHIVTPATPNPAATFAQNVQLGTNGSPNEVGMQVARLALTAPMITDPAQNGGFIRPDAYLSVIFVSDEPDFSTDTVDNYQAFYEGIHGSGRPDLFIASAFVGPPPTPTNPTGGCNGNGMSAQAAPRYWDIAGRTGGAQEALCSGNWTAAMQAIAAGFGLVSRFPLSGTADASGTMSVWIIDAGGARTPATGWSYDAGANAIDFTAASVPQPGETVEVTYTTVCQ; this is encoded by the coding sequence ATGACGCGTCTGTGGATGATCTGCCTGCTCGCCTTCGCGGCGACCGCCTTCACCGGTTGCTTCACCGAGGACGACGACTCCGAGCCCGACGCCAGCGTCAGCGATGGCGGCGGCGACGGCGGGACGGATGGGGGCGGGGACTGCACCAGCGGCGACGTCCAGACCTGCACCTGCCCGGGTCAGGCCGACGGCCTCCAGGCCTGCCGGGCCGACGGCACCTGGGGCCAGTGCGCCTGCGCCGCCGACTGCCCCTCCGGGCAGCACGACGGCGGTGACGGCACCTGCGTGGCCCAGGGCACCTGCTCCAGCGGCTACCACGACGGCGGCGAAGGAACCTGCGTCCCTGCGGGGGCCTGCCTCACCGGCTACCACGACGGCGGCGACGGCTCCTGCGTGGCCGTGGGCCTCTGCCAGGTGGGCTACCACGACGGCGGCGACGGCGAGTGCGCCCCCGAGGGGACCTGCTCGGTGGGCTACCGCCCCGGCACCACCGGCACCTGCATCCCCCTCCAGTCCTGCATCGCCGGGCTCCAGGTCACCCCGACTCAGCTGCAGTTCGGTGATCTGCCGGTGGGGCAGACCGAGACCCGGTTCGTGACGATCGCCAACCCGGCCCTCTTCGATCCCTGCACCATCACCAGCGCCGGCCTCGCCTCGGGCACCGACGCGGACTACGTGCTGGAAGGGGGCCCCCTCGCGAACCTCACCCTCGATCCCGGGGAGGGCATCACTCTGGGCGTCGAGTTCGCGCCCACCGACGCGGGCGCCGCCTCGGGCTTCCTCACCGCCATCGACGAGCTCGGCGGGGTCCACACCGTCCGCCTCCTGGGCAACGGCCTGGACGTCGCGGCCTCGGTCTCGCCCACCGGTCACGACTTCGGCTCGATCGCCTACCCCTGCGGCACGGGCACCAGCCAGCTCTGCGTGAACAACGACGGCGGCATCGAACTGGCGATCACCAGCGCCGGCACCAGCGGCGGGCCCTTCACCCTCTCCGGCGTCCCGCCCACGCCGATCCTGGTGCCGGTGGGCGGCTCGGTCTGCTTCGGCGTCGTCTATGTGCCCTCGCAGGTGGGCCCGGAGAGCGGCATGGCCCTGATCGACGTGGCGCCCGGCGGCTTCTCCTTCGTCGTTCCGCTCAGCGGCGTGGGCGCCGCCCAGGGCACCGCCACCGAGACCTTCCTCCAGACCGCCGCGGCCAAGGCCGACATCCTCTGGGTGATCGACGACTCCTGCTCCATGAACGAGGAGCAGACCTCTCTGGCGACCAACGCCCCGCAGCTGATCACCTACCTCGATCAGCAGGGGGTGGACTACCAGATGGCCGTGGTCTCCACCGACGACACCACCGCCGGCGTCCCGCCCAACATCCCGGGCATGATGGAGCCCCAGGCCCGCAACCGGCCGCACATCGTCACCCCGGCCACGCCGAACCCCGCGGCGACCTTCGCCCAGAACGTGCAGCTTGGCACGAACGGCTCGCCGAACGAGGTGGGGATGCAGGTCGCCCGCCTGGCGCTCACCGCGCCGATGATCACCGACCCGGCCCAGAACGGCGGCTTCATCCGCCCCGACGCCTACCTCTCGGTGATCTTCGTCTCCGACGAGCCCGACTTCTCCACCGACACCGTGGACAACTACCAGGCCTTCTACGAGGGCATCCACGGCAGCGGGCGGCCCGACCTCTTCATCGCCTCGGCCTTCGTGGGGCCGCCGCCCACCCCGACCAACCCCACGGGCGGCTGCAACGGCAACGGCATGAGCGCCCAGGCCGCGCCGCGCTACTGGGACATCGCCGGGCGGACCGGCGGCGCCCAGGAGGCCCTCTGCTCGGGCAACTGGACCGCCGCCATGCAGGCCATCGCCGCCGGCTTCGGCCTGGTCTCCCGCTTCCCCCTCTCCGGCACCGCGGACGCCAGCGGCACCATGAGCGTCTGGATCATCGACGCCGGCGGCGCCCGCACCCCCGCTACCGGCTGGAGCTACGACGCCGGGGCGAACGCCATCGACTTCACCGCCGCCAGCGTCCCCCAGCCCGGCGAGACCGTCGAGGTCACCTACACCACCGTCTGTCAGTAG
- a CDS encoding acyl-CoA dehydrogenase family protein produces MGNFYLDNDDLRFYVERYIDWKTLVEAVERNFTAADAPANVEEAVETYKEIIGLFGQFVADEVAPVSAKIDSQGTHLIDGKIVHPPEFDAIFEQLKEMGVHGLTLPRELGGMNAPAIIYFIACELFARADVTVMNHFGFHTGIASTLMQYSLKEGSTKFDEKGHITETRWGDAIAEIVAGEAWGSMDLTEPGAGSDLSALRSKARKDDEGNWRVTGNKVFITSGHGKYHLVLAKTKDEESLDAISLFMVPLTIEKEGETVVNAFVDRLEEKIGHHGSATCSVQFEDSLGDLVGKEGEGFRYMLMLMNNARIGVGFESLATCEEAFRVAKEYAAERKSMGKTIDKHEMIHDYLEEMEETIVGIRALAMDAAVCEELAFRYEMMAKLPAHAAEADALKKKAKKNGWKARMRTPVLKYVASEAAVWTSRMSMQILGGNGYMKDYPAEKLMRDSLVLPVYEGTSQIQALMVLKDHLAGAMKKPQRFLRKLAMAKLNAVKASDELDRRFHAIESLAYSAQQHILLKIAKRKWSEALDGPLPDFFDRFTHMDPKRDFSYGLLHAERLTRILSDVMIAETLVKQAKQFPERRIWAERWIDRVEPRVRYNWDLVVHTGQKTLERLRASEGLGGEAPAEEHHAPRDAA; encoded by the coding sequence ATGGGCAACTTCTATCTCGACAACGACGACCTGCGCTTCTACGTGGAGCGGTACATCGACTGGAAGACTCTGGTGGAGGCGGTCGAGCGCAACTTCACCGCCGCCGACGCCCCCGCGAACGTCGAGGAGGCGGTGGAGACCTACAAGGAGATCATCGGGCTCTTCGGCCAGTTCGTCGCCGACGAGGTGGCGCCGGTCTCGGCCAAGATCGACTCCCAGGGCACCCACCTGATCGACGGTAAGATCGTCCACCCGCCCGAGTTCGACGCGATCTTCGAGCAGCTCAAGGAGATGGGCGTCCACGGCCTGACCCTCCCGCGCGAGCTCGGCGGCATGAACGCCCCGGCCATCATCTACTTCATCGCCTGCGAGCTCTTCGCCCGGGCCGACGTGACGGTGATGAACCACTTCGGCTTCCACACCGGCATCGCCTCGACCCTCATGCAGTACTCCCTGAAGGAGGGCAGCACGAAGTTCGACGAGAAGGGCCACATCACCGAGACCCGGTGGGGCGACGCCATCGCCGAGATCGTCGCGGGCGAGGCCTGGGGCTCGATGGACCTGACCGAGCCCGGCGCCGGCTCGGACCTCTCGGCCCTGCGCTCCAAGGCGAGGAAGGACGACGAGGGCAACTGGCGGGTCACCGGCAACAAGGTCTTCATCACCTCGGGCCACGGCAAGTACCACCTGGTGCTGGCCAAGACGAAGGACGAGGAGAGCCTCGACGCCATCAGCCTCTTCATGGTGCCGCTCACCATCGAGAAGGAGGGCGAGACGGTGGTGAACGCCTTCGTCGATCGCCTCGAGGAGAAGATCGGCCACCACGGCTCGGCCACCTGCTCGGTGCAGTTCGAGGACAGCCTCGGGGACCTCGTCGGCAAGGAGGGCGAGGGCTTCCGCTACATGCTGATGCTGATGAACAACGCCCGCATCGGCGTGGGCTTCGAGTCGCTGGCCACCTGCGAGGAGGCCTTCCGGGTCGCCAAGGAGTACGCCGCCGAGCGCAAGTCGATGGGCAAGACCATCGACAAGCACGAGATGATCCACGACTACCTCGAGGAGATGGAGGAGACGATCGTGGGCATCCGGGCGCTGGCCATGGACGCCGCGGTCTGCGAGGAGCTGGCCTTCCGCTACGAGATGATGGCGAAGCTGCCGGCCCACGCCGCCGAGGCCGACGCCCTCAAGAAGAAGGCGAAGAAGAACGGCTGGAAGGCCCGGATGCGCACGCCGGTCCTCAAGTACGTCGCCAGCGAGGCCGCCGTCTGGACCAGCCGGATGTCCATGCAGATCCTGGGCGGCAACGGCTACATGAAGGACTACCCGGCCGAGAAGCTGATGCGCGACTCGCTGGTGCTGCCGGTCTACGAGGGCACCTCGCAGATCCAGGCCCTGATGGTCCTCAAGGACCACCTCGCCGGCGCGATGAAGAAGCCCCAGCGCTTCCTGCGCAAGCTGGCGATGGCGAAGCTCAACGCGGTGAAGGCCAGCGACGAGCTCGACCGGCGCTTCCACGCCATCGAGTCCCTCGCCTACTCGGCCCAGCAGCACATCCTGCTGAAGATCGCCAAGCGCAAGTGGTCCGAGGCCCTGGACGGCCCCCTGCCGGACTTCTTCGATCGCTTCACCCACATGGACCCCAAGCGCGACTTCTCCTACGGCCTGCTCCACGCCGAGCGCCTCACCCGGATCCTCTCGGACGTGATGATCGCCGAGACCCTGGTCAAGCAGGCGAAGCAGTTCCCCGAGCGGCGCATCTGGGCCGAGCGGTGGATCGACCGGGTCGAGCCGCGGGTCCGCTACAACTGGGATCTGGTGGTCCACACCGGCCAGAAGACCCTCGAGCGCCTGCGGGCCAGCGAGGGCCTCGGCGGGGAGGCCCCGGCCGAGGAGCACCACGCCCCGCGTGACGCGGCCTGA